From Streptomyces sp. TLI_053, a single genomic window includes:
- a CDS encoding protein phosphatase 2C domain-containing protein yields the protein MQVQLAWEARRPDRESEDFAAATSEALVLLDGSSSPTGLESGCRHGTAWYVRRLGVHLLARLTDRPDRSIAECLADAIAETAALHGGRCDLSHPNTPAAMVVAARRHGASLEYLVLGDSLLVLEPADGPPRVIGDNQRFPGGEELRRQVWSTVPGSAERAALHLEYTLAVRAVRNSGTGPWIAAASPKAAAHAETGFVPLAGLRAVAALSDGAARFTDRFGLGSWGDALRLLGESGPAELIAQVRAVERADAGCERWPRGKAHDDASALYARL from the coding sequence ATGCAGGTACAGCTCGCATGGGAAGCACGGCGGCCCGACCGCGAGAGCGAGGACTTCGCGGCGGCCACCTCCGAGGCGCTCGTCCTCCTCGACGGCTCGAGTTCGCCGACCGGACTCGAGTCCGGGTGCCGCCACGGCACCGCCTGGTACGTCCGCAGACTCGGGGTCCACCTGCTGGCCCGGCTCACCGACCGCCCGGACCGTTCGATCGCCGAGTGCCTGGCCGACGCCATCGCGGAGACGGCCGCCCTGCACGGCGGCCGCTGCGACCTGTCCCACCCCAACACGCCCGCCGCGATGGTGGTCGCCGCCCGTCGGCACGGCGCCTCGCTGGAGTACCTGGTGCTCGGCGACTCCCTGCTGGTGCTGGAACCGGCCGACGGTCCGCCCCGGGTGATCGGCGACAACCAGCGCTTCCCCGGCGGGGAGGAACTGCGCCGGCAGGTCTGGTCGACGGTGCCCGGCTCCGCCGAACGGGCCGCCCTGCACCTGGAGTACACGCTGGCCGTCCGCGCCGTCCGGAACTCCGGCACCGGCCCCTGGATCGCCGCCGCCAGCCCGAAGGCCGCCGCCCACGCCGAGACCGGCTTCGTCCCCCTGGCCGGACTGCGCGCGGTGGCCGCCCTCTCCGACGGCGCGGCCCGCTTCACCGACCGCTTCGGCCTCGGCAGCTGGGGCGACGCCCTGCGCCTGCTCGGCGAGTCCGGCCCCGCCGAACTCATCGCCCAGGTCCGCGCGGTCGAACGCGCCGACGCCGGCTGCGAACGCTGGCCCCGGGGCAAGGCCCACGACGACGCCTCGGCCCTCTACGCCCGGCTCTGA
- a CDS encoding MFS transporter: protein MTTAPPSSPARSAARRTTYREVLAEPRFRLLFLTRVVGITAGSLRITTFSVLVFTGTGSALLSAVAFGAGFLPQLFGSLLLGSLADRLPPRALIVGGFVLEGAVAALLALGRLPTAAGLALVALAALTAPVFNGASARLVAHWLRGDAYVLGRSLNTMASSGAQLFGLGLGGVVVEALGPRQALALGAALNLVCAAAVRLRMPRVPVEREDRGDASAGTVRDSLRGSGALLRDRAVRRLLLAQWLPSAFVTGAEGLVVAYTGTRGFPPGSYAILLACLPVGMLLGDLLVGRLLRPLARERLVVPLVALMGAPLIGFATEPDRLLAAALLLCTGCGFAYGLGLQREFLAVLPPHGQGQAFGLLGSGNMTLQGIGPVCFGAVAAATGTGGAMALAGVGTLLTAVWLLSWRHPGHHGDPALLPPAPSAPAGPGAHP from the coding sequence ATGACGACGGCTCCCCCGAGTTCTCCGGCGCGGTCCGCCGCGCGACGTACGACCTACCGCGAGGTCCTGGCCGAGCCGCGGTTCCGACTGCTCTTCCTGACGCGCGTGGTCGGCATCACGGCCGGCTCGCTGCGGATCACCACCTTCTCCGTGCTGGTCTTCACCGGCACCGGCTCCGCGTTGCTCAGCGCCGTCGCCTTCGGGGCGGGCTTCCTCCCCCAGCTGTTCGGCTCGCTGCTCCTCGGCTCGCTGGCCGACCGCCTGCCGCCCCGGGCGCTGATCGTCGGCGGCTTCGTGCTGGAGGGCGCGGTGGCGGCACTGCTCGCCCTGGGCCGGTTGCCGACCGCGGCCGGCCTGGCCCTGGTCGCCCTCGCCGCCCTCACCGCGCCGGTGTTCAACGGCGCCTCGGCGCGCCTGGTGGCCCACTGGCTGCGCGGTGACGCGTACGTGCTCGGACGCTCCCTCAACACCATGGCCTCCAGCGGAGCCCAGCTGTTCGGCCTGGGACTCGGCGGCGTGGTCGTCGAGGCCCTGGGTCCGCGGCAGGCGCTGGCGCTCGGTGCGGCGCTGAACCTGGTGTGCGCGGCGGCCGTCCGGTTGCGGATGCCGCGCGTTCCGGTCGAGCGGGAGGACCGGGGCGACGCGAGCGCCGGCACGGTGCGGGACAGCCTGCGCGGCTCCGGCGCCCTGCTGCGCGACCGTGCCGTGCGCCGGCTGCTGCTCGCCCAGTGGCTGCCGAGCGCCTTCGTCACGGGCGCGGAGGGGCTGGTCGTCGCCTACACGGGCACCCGCGGATTCCCCCCGGGCTCCTACGCGATCCTGCTGGCCTGCCTGCCGGTCGGCATGCTCCTCGGCGACCTGCTGGTCGGCCGCCTCCTCCGGCCCCTCGCGCGCGAGCGCCTGGTGGTGCCGCTGGTCGCGCTGATGGGCGCGCCCCTGATCGGCTTCGCCACCGAGCCGGACCGCCTGCTCGCAGCGGCACTGCTGCTCTGCACCGGCTGCGGCTTCGCCTACGGCCTCGGCCTGCAGCGGGAGTTCCTGGCGGTCCTCCCGCCGCACGGCCAGGGTCAGGCCTTCGGCCTGCTCGGCTCGGGCAACATGACTCTGCAGGGCATCGGCCCCGTCTGCTTCGGCGCGGTCGCGGCCGCGACCGGCACCGGCGGCGCGATGGCCCTGGCAGGCGTCGGCACTCTGCTCACGGCCGTCTGGCTCCTCTCCTGGCGGCACCCCGGCCACCACGGCGACCCCGCCCTCCTGCCACCCGCGCCTTCGGCCCCGGCAGGCCCCGGAGCCCACCCGTGA
- a CDS encoding winged helix-turn-helix domain-containing protein gives MLRFTATAEDLLRSRFALSPAFELCGLLRRLDGGNARLPGGWAARLAPAFARLRRETALDAVLALQTGSAGANFVAPPPRGLAQTWADDLAAVRATPLPVARDEIDRLGRQAPVRDPRVRALLDSDEVVDLVGDALDRAWNDLLAPDWPRLRAICERDVVHRVGVIGERGWREAVEGLDRGLVWSGHSLLVPLHSEDAVVDLSGEGLLMVPSVLVRPGVAAFYDEPWPKALVYRARGTSALRERPAPGPDARAALAALLGRSRARLLAELGTPAGTSQLARSLGMAPGAVGDHLAVLRASGLLARARSGRAVLYRRTALGDALVEGSAAEL, from the coding sequence GTGCTCCGCTTCACCGCCACCGCCGAGGACCTGCTGCGAAGCCGCTTCGCGCTCTCACCGGCGTTCGAGCTCTGCGGGTTGCTGCGCCGCCTCGACGGCGGGAACGCCCGGCTGCCGGGCGGGTGGGCGGCGCGTCTCGCGCCCGCCTTCGCGCGCCTCCGCCGCGAGACCGCGCTGGACGCCGTGCTGGCGCTGCAGACCGGTTCCGCGGGAGCCAACTTCGTCGCCCCGCCGCCGCGCGGTCTCGCCCAGACCTGGGCCGACGACCTGGCGGCCGTCCGGGCCACCCCGCTCCCGGTCGCACGGGACGAGATCGACCGGTTGGGACGGCAGGCTCCGGTCCGCGACCCGCGCGTGCGCGCGCTGCTGGATTCGGACGAGGTGGTCGACCTGGTCGGTGACGCGCTCGACCGGGCCTGGAACGACCTGTTGGCGCCCGACTGGCCGCGGTTGCGGGCGATCTGCGAGCGCGACGTGGTGCACCGCGTCGGTGTGATCGGCGAGCGCGGCTGGCGGGAGGCGGTCGAGGGCCTGGACCGGGGACTGGTGTGGAGCGGGCACAGCCTCCTGGTGCCGTTGCACTCCGAGGACGCGGTGGTCGACCTCTCGGGGGAGGGGCTGCTGATGGTTCCGTCGGTACTGGTCCGTCCGGGCGTGGCGGCGTTCTACGACGAGCCCTGGCCGAAGGCGCTCGTGTACCGGGCGCGCGGCACCTCGGCGCTCCGGGAGCGGCCCGCGCCCGGCCCGGACGCGCGGGCCGCGCTCGCCGCCCTGCTCGGGCGTTCCCGGGCGCGACTGCTGGCGGAGCTGGGGACGCCCGCCGGCACCAGTCAGCTCGCCCGCAGCCTCGGCATGGCCCCGGGCGCGGTCGGGGACCACCTCGCCGTCCTGCGGGCGTCCGGGCTGCTGGCCCGGGCGCGCTCCGGCCGCGCGGTGCTGTACCGGCGCACCGCGCTGGGTGACGCGCTGGTCGAGGGTTCCGCGGCGGAGCTCTGA
- a CDS encoding pirin family protein translates to MPAVTVDNPLTLPRVTTPDPAVTSARPVLTVATAPEGFEGEGFPVRRAFAKINQKYLDPFIMMDQMGEVDYAAGEPKGTPWHPHRGFETVTYIIDGTFIHRDSHGGGGTITDGDTQWMTAGSGLLHIETPPESLVRSGGLFHGLQLWVNLPASDKMIAPKYQDIRGGSVKLLSTGDGGALLRVIAGELDGHQGPGATHTPITMIHASISPGAELTLPWRSDFNALAYGLAGNGSAGTEHRPFHRGQAVVFGDGDSITVRADEKQDSRDPNFEVVLLGGLPIREPVAHYGPFVMNSHRELQQAMEDFQAGRLGTVPADGH, encoded by the coding sequence ATGCCCGCCGTGACCGTCGACAACCCGCTGACCCTCCCGCGCGTCACCACCCCGGACCCCGCCGTCACGAGCGCCCGGCCGGTCCTCACGGTGGCCACCGCCCCCGAGGGCTTCGAGGGCGAGGGCTTCCCGGTCCGCCGCGCCTTCGCCAAGATCAACCAGAAGTACCTGGACCCGTTCATCATGATGGACCAGATGGGCGAGGTGGACTACGCGGCCGGCGAGCCCAAGGGGACCCCCTGGCACCCGCACCGCGGCTTCGAGACGGTCACCTACATCATCGACGGGACGTTCATCCACCGGGACTCGCACGGCGGCGGCGGCACCATCACCGACGGCGACACCCAGTGGATGACGGCGGGCTCCGGCCTGCTGCACATCGAGACCCCGCCGGAGTCCCTGGTGCGGTCCGGCGGCCTCTTCCACGGCCTCCAGCTGTGGGTGAACCTGCCCGCCTCGGACAAGATGATCGCCCCGAAGTACCAGGACATCCGCGGCGGCAGCGTCAAGCTCCTCAGCACCGGGGACGGCGGCGCCCTGCTCCGCGTCATCGCCGGCGAGCTGGACGGCCACCAGGGCCCCGGCGCCACCCACACGCCGATCACCATGATCCACGCCTCGATCAGCCCCGGCGCCGAGCTCACCCTGCCCTGGCGCTCCGACTTCAACGCCCTCGCCTACGGTCTCGCCGGCAACGGCTCGGCCGGCACCGAGCACCGGCCCTTCCACCGCGGCCAGGCCGTCGTCTTCGGCGACGGCGACTCGATCACCGTCCGCGCCGACGAGAAGCAGGACTCCCGCGACCCCAACTTCGAGGTCGTCCTCCTCGGTGGCCTCCCCATCCGCGAACCCGTCGCCCACTACGGCCCGTTCGTGATGAACAGCCACCGCGAGCTCCAGCAGGCCATGGAGGACTTCCAGGCCGGCCGCCTCGGCACCGTCCCCGCCGACGGCCACTGA
- a CDS encoding SseB family protein yields MNGMPNPGPYGEQPPGAQQSLYPEPSPPSLADAVRAFTTGSMAVEDFQAIFITSKVHCPRGERPGFLALHNTPTPVIPMFSSLKELRRYAGKESKYFTVTGAEVLDLLPTGYGFALDMEGEHRMVFDAKAVEQMVDFTMRRMYG; encoded by the coding sequence ATGAACGGCATGCCCAACCCCGGCCCGTACGGCGAGCAGCCACCGGGAGCGCAGCAGTCGCTCTACCCGGAGCCCTCGCCGCCGTCCCTGGCGGACGCCGTCCGGGCCTTCACCACCGGCTCGATGGCGGTGGAGGACTTCCAGGCCATCTTCATCACCTCCAAGGTGCACTGCCCGCGCGGCGAACGGCCGGGCTTCCTGGCGCTGCACAACACGCCGACGCCGGTGATCCCGATGTTCAGCTCGCTCAAGGAGCTGCGGCGCTACGCGGGCAAGGAGTCCAAGTACTTCACCGTGACCGGCGCCGAGGTCCTCGACCTGCTGCCGACCGGCTACGGCTTCGCGCTGGACATGGAGGGCGAGCACCGGATGGTGTTCGACGCCAAGGCGGTCGAGCAGATGGTCGACTTCACCATGCGCCGGATGTACGGCTGA
- a CDS encoding acyl-CoA dehydrogenase translates to MGHYKSNLRDVEFNLFEVFGREQVYGTGPFADMDVETAKNILSEIARLAENDLAASFTDTDRNPPVFDPETNTAPVPASFRKSYQAYMDAEWWRLGIPESIGGQVTPSSLIWAFAEQILGSNPAVWMYSSGPAFAGVVAEEGTEEQLKVAQRMTDRLWGSTMVLTEPDAGSDVGAGRTKAIKQEDGSWHIEGVKRFITSGEHDMSENIIHLVLARPEGGKPGTKGLGLFIVPKFDFDWETGELGERNGAYATNVEHKMGLKASNTCEMTFGAKHPAKGWLLGEKVDGIRQMFKIIEFARMMVGTKAIATLSTGYLNALEYAKERVQGADISQFLDKTAPRVTITHHPDVRRSLLTQKAYAEGMRALVLYTASVQDDMMAAKLRGEHDGAAERLNDLLLPIVKGYGSEKSYEQLAQSLQTFGGSGYLQEYPIEQYIRDAKIDTLYEGTTAIQGQDFFFRKIVKDGGQALTALSEQIQKFLGSAEGGDALAAERELLAKAAGDLEAVVGKLLADLSSVEQDVKNMYKVGLNTTRLLMISGDVVVGWLLLRQAAVALAKLEAGASEKDVPFYQGKVAAARFFAKNILPTVAAQRLIAEGIDNEIMDLAEGAF, encoded by the coding sequence ATGGGTCACTACAAGTCCAACCTGCGGGACGTGGAGTTCAACCTCTTCGAGGTGTTCGGCCGCGAGCAGGTGTACGGCACCGGACCGTTCGCGGACATGGACGTCGAGACCGCGAAGAACATCCTGAGCGAGATCGCGCGCCTGGCCGAGAACGACCTCGCCGCGTCCTTCACCGACACCGACCGCAACCCGCCGGTGTTCGACCCCGAGACCAACACCGCGCCGGTCCCGGCCTCCTTCCGGAAGAGCTACCAGGCGTACATGGACGCCGAGTGGTGGCGTCTGGGCATCCCGGAGTCGATCGGCGGCCAGGTCACCCCGAGCTCGCTGATCTGGGCCTTCGCGGAGCAGATCCTCGGCTCCAACCCGGCCGTCTGGATGTACTCCTCCGGCCCGGCCTTCGCCGGCGTCGTCGCCGAGGAGGGCACCGAGGAGCAGCTGAAGGTCGCCCAGCGGATGACCGACCGCCTGTGGGGCTCCACCATGGTCCTGACCGAGCCGGACGCCGGCTCGGACGTCGGCGCCGGCCGCACCAAGGCGATCAAGCAGGAGGACGGCTCCTGGCACATCGAGGGCGTGAAGCGCTTCATCACCTCGGGCGAGCACGACATGTCCGAGAACATCATCCACCTGGTGCTGGCCCGCCCCGAGGGCGGCAAGCCGGGCACCAAGGGCCTGGGCCTGTTCATCGTCCCCAAGTTCGACTTCGACTGGGAGACCGGCGAGCTGGGCGAGCGCAACGGCGCCTACGCCACCAACGTCGAGCACAAGATGGGCCTCAAGGCCTCGAACACCTGCGAGATGACCTTCGGCGCCAAGCACCCGGCCAAGGGCTGGCTGCTGGGCGAGAAGGTCGACGGCATCCGCCAGATGTTCAAGATCATCGAGTTCGCCCGGATGATGGTCGGCACGAAGGCCATCGCCACGCTCTCCACCGGCTACCTGAACGCGCTGGAGTACGCCAAGGAGCGCGTGCAGGGCGCGGACATCTCGCAGTTCCTGGACAAGACCGCCCCGCGCGTCACCATCACCCACCACCCGGACGTCCGCCGCTCGCTGCTGACCCAGAAGGCGTACGCCGAGGGCATGCGCGCCCTGGTGCTCTACACCGCGTCCGTCCAGGACGACATGATGGCCGCCAAGCTGCGCGGCGAGCACGACGGCGCCGCCGAGCGCCTCAACGACCTGCTCCTGCCGATCGTCAAGGGCTACGGCTCGGAGAAGTCCTACGAGCAGCTCGCCCAGTCCCTGCAGACCTTCGGCGGCTCCGGCTACCTGCAGGAGTACCCGATCGAGCAGTACATCCGGGACGCCAAGATCGACACCCTCTACGAGGGCACCACGGCCATCCAGGGCCAGGACTTCTTCTTCCGCAAGATCGTCAAGGACGGCGGCCAGGCACTCACCGCGCTGTCCGAGCAGATCCAGAAGTTCCTCGGCTCCGCCGAGGGCGGCGACGCCCTGGCCGCCGAGCGCGAGCTGCTCGCCAAGGCCGCCGGCGACCTGGAGGCCGTCGTCGGCAAGCTGCTCGCCGACCTCTCCTCGGTCGAGCAGGACGTCAAGAACATGTACAAGGTGGGCCTCAACACCACCCGCCTGCTGATGATCTCCGGCGACGTCGTGGTCGGCTGGCTGCTGCTGCGCCAGGCCGCGGTGGCGCTGGCCAAGCTGGAGGCCGGCGCCTCGGAGAAGGACGTGCCGTTCTACCAGGGCAAGGTCGCGGCCGCCCGCTTCTTCGCCAAGAACATCCTGCCGACCGTCGCCGCGCAGCGCCTGATCGCCGAGGGCATCGACAACGAGATCATGGACCTGGCGGAGGGGGCGTTCTGA
- a CDS encoding M18 family aminopeptidase — MSTAARQAFFDRTHTDDLIAFLGTSPSPYHAVASAAERLEKAGFRQVLETDAWDGVAGGRYVVRGGALIAWYVPAGAGPETPFRVVGTHTDSPNLRVKPIPDTGTAGWRQVAVEIYGGVPLNTWLDRDLGLSGRITLRDGSRRLVQLDEPLLRVPQLAIHLDRQVNDGMKLDKQRHLTPIWGLGPVDEGALIEYVAERAGVDPAEVSGWDLMTHDVQPASYLGRDRELLAGPRLDNLLSVHAATAALAAVATAAETEGADLPYIPVLAAFDHEETGSESDTGAQSPLLGNVLERSVYARGGGLEDRARALAGTVCLSSDMGHAVHPNYSERHEPGHHPMPNAGPILKVNVNNRYATDGVGRAVFTAACEKAGVPWQTFVSNNAMPCGTTIGPITAARLGIQTVDCGIAALSMHSARELCGAEDPYLLASAIKAFLEG; from the coding sequence ATGTCGACCGCCGCCCGCCAGGCCTTCTTCGACCGGACGCACACCGATGACCTGATCGCCTTCCTCGGCACCTCGCCATCGCCCTACCACGCGGTCGCGAGCGCCGCCGAGCGGCTGGAGAAAGCCGGTTTCCGGCAGGTACTGGAAACGGACGCCTGGGACGGTGTGGCCGGCGGCCGGTACGTCGTCCGCGGTGGCGCGCTGATCGCCTGGTACGTGCCGGCCGGCGCGGGCCCGGAGACACCGTTCCGCGTGGTGGGCACCCATACCGACTCCCCCAACCTGAGGGTCAAGCCGATCCCCGACACCGGGACGGCGGGCTGGCGGCAGGTCGCGGTGGAGATCTACGGCGGTGTCCCGCTCAACACCTGGCTCGACCGGGACCTCGGCCTCTCCGGGCGGATCACCCTGCGCGACGGCAGCCGGCGGCTGGTCCAGCTGGACGAGCCGCTGCTGCGGGTGCCGCAGCTGGCGATCCACCTGGACCGCCAGGTCAACGACGGCATGAAGCTCGACAAGCAGCGCCACCTGACCCCCATCTGGGGCCTCGGGCCGGTCGACGAGGGCGCGCTGATCGAGTACGTCGCCGAGCGCGCCGGGGTCGACCCGGCCGAGGTGAGCGGCTGGGACCTCATGACCCACGACGTCCAGCCCGCCTCGTACCTGGGCCGGGACCGCGAGCTGCTGGCCGGTCCGCGACTGGACAACCTGCTCTCCGTGCACGCCGCCACCGCCGCGCTCGCCGCCGTGGCCACCGCGGCCGAGACGGAGGGCGCGGACCTGCCGTACATCCCGGTGCTGGCCGCCTTCGACCACGAGGAGACCGGCAGCGAGTCGGACACCGGCGCGCAGAGCCCGCTGCTCGGCAACGTCCTGGAGCGCAGCGTGTACGCGCGCGGCGGCGGCCTGGAGGACCGGGCCCGGGCGCTGGCCGGCACCGTCTGCCTGTCCTCCGACATGGGCCACGCCGTCCACCCGAACTACAGCGAGCGGCACGAGCCGGGCCACCACCCGATGCCGAACGCCGGGCCGATCCTGAAGGTCAACGTCAACAACCGGTACGCCACCGACGGCGTGGGCCGGGCGGTGTTCACCGCGGCCTGCGAGAAGGCCGGCGTGCCGTGGCAGACCTTCGTCTCCAACAACGCCATGCCCTGCGGGACGACGATCGGCCCGATCACCGCGGCCCGCCTCGGCATCCAGACCGTGGACTGCGGCATCGCCGCGCTGTCCATGCACTCGGCCCGCGAGCTGTGCGGCGCGGAGGACCCGTACCTGCTGGCGAGCGCGATCAAGGCGTTCCTGGAGGGCTGA
- a CDS encoding NHL domain-containing thioredoxin family protein: MASRARVRAPELVGAGGWLNTGGKELTLADFRGKITVLDFWTFCCINCLHVLDELRELEEKHRDTVVIVGVHSPKFVHEADHRAVVDAVERYEVHHPVLDDPELVTWKQYAVRAWPTLVVIDPEGYVVTQHAGEGHAHAIARLVEELEAEHAAKGTLRRGDGPYVAPEPTAGDLKFPGKAVRLPDGHFLVADSGHHSLVELEADGETVVRRIGDGVRGLVDGTSPRFSEPQGLALLPAGSEYDVIVADTVNHALRGVRLSDGEVTTLAGTGRQWWQGSATEGAAREVDLSSPWDVAWFDGRVWIAMAGVHQLWAYDPAAGTVGVAAGTTNEGLVDGPAAEAWFAQPSGLAVSADGERLWVADSETSSLRWVSRETKEVHSAVGTGLFDFGHRDGAAEQALLQHPLGVTVLPDGSVAVSDTYNHALRRYDPASGEVSTLATDLREPSGAVLVDQDIVVVESARHRLTRLRLPEEAVRVEAVAHRTRRAATEVAPGVLQLDVVFRAPTGQKLDERYGPSTRLLVSATPPELLVSGAGADSALSRELVLSAEVAEGVLHVSAMAASCDDDPAIEYPACHVHQQDWGVPVRLTADGARRLPLVLAGME; encoded by the coding sequence ATGGCATCCCGTGCACGTGTACGCGCCCCCGAGCTGGTCGGGGCAGGCGGTTGGCTCAACACCGGTGGCAAGGAGCTCACGCTCGCCGACTTCCGGGGCAAGATCACCGTCCTGGACTTCTGGACCTTCTGCTGCATCAACTGTCTGCACGTCCTCGACGAGTTGCGGGAGCTGGAGGAGAAGCACCGCGACACCGTGGTGATCGTCGGCGTGCACTCCCCCAAGTTCGTGCACGAGGCCGACCACCGGGCGGTGGTGGACGCGGTCGAGCGGTACGAGGTGCACCACCCCGTGCTGGACGACCCGGAGCTGGTCACCTGGAAGCAGTACGCGGTGCGGGCCTGGCCGACGCTGGTGGTGATCGACCCCGAGGGGTACGTGGTCACCCAGCACGCCGGCGAGGGGCACGCGCACGCGATCGCCCGGCTGGTCGAGGAGCTGGAGGCGGAGCACGCGGCGAAGGGGACGCTGCGGCGCGGCGACGGCCCGTACGTGGCGCCCGAGCCGACCGCCGGGGACCTGAAGTTCCCGGGCAAGGCGGTCCGGCTGCCGGACGGCCACTTCCTGGTGGCCGACTCCGGGCACCACTCGCTGGTCGAGCTGGAGGCGGACGGCGAGACCGTGGTCCGCCGGATCGGTGACGGCGTGCGCGGCCTGGTGGACGGCACCAGCCCGCGGTTCAGCGAGCCGCAGGGGCTCGCGCTGCTCCCGGCCGGCTCCGAGTACGACGTGATCGTCGCCGACACCGTCAACCACGCGCTGCGCGGCGTCCGGCTGTCGGACGGCGAGGTGACCACTCTGGCCGGCACCGGCCGGCAGTGGTGGCAGGGCTCGGCGACCGAGGGCGCGGCCCGCGAGGTCGACCTCTCCTCGCCCTGGGACGTCGCCTGGTTCGACGGCCGGGTCTGGATCGCGATGGCCGGCGTGCACCAGCTGTGGGCGTACGACCCGGCCGCCGGCACGGTCGGCGTCGCGGCCGGCACCACCAACGAGGGCCTGGTCGACGGCCCCGCCGCCGAGGCCTGGTTCGCCCAGCCCTCCGGTCTGGCGGTGTCGGCGGACGGCGAGCGGCTCTGGGTCGCGGACTCCGAGACCTCCTCGCTGCGCTGGGTTTCACGTGAAACCAAGGAGGTGCACAGCGCCGTCGGCACCGGCCTGTTCGACTTCGGGCACCGGGACGGCGCGGCCGAGCAGGCGCTGCTCCAGCACCCGCTGGGCGTCACCGTGCTGCCGGACGGCTCGGTGGCCGTCAGCGACACCTACAACCACGCGCTGCGCCGCTACGACCCGGCGAGCGGCGAGGTCAGCACGCTGGCCACCGATCTGCGCGAGCCCTCCGGCGCGGTGCTGGTGGACCAGGACATCGTGGTGGTCGAGTCCGCCCGGCACCGGCTGACCCGGCTGCGGCTGCCCGAGGAGGCGGTCCGGGTGGAGGCGGTGGCGCACCGCACCCGGCGGGCCGCGACCGAGGTGGCGCCCGGCGTCCTGCAACTGGACGTGGTGTTCCGGGCGCCGACCGGCCAGAAGCTGGACGAGCGCTACGGCCCGTCCACCCGGCTGCTGGTCAGCGCCACCCCGCCCGAGCTGCTGGTCTCCGGGGCGGGCGCGGACTCCGCGCTCTCCCGTGAGCTGGTGCTCTCCGCCGAGGTGGCCGAGGGCGTGCTGCACGTCTCGGCGATGGCGGCGTCCTGCGACGACGACCCGGCGATCGAGTACCCGGCCTGCCACGTCCACCAGCAGGACTGGGGCGTGCCGGTGCGGCTCACCGCCGACGGCGCGCGCCGGCTGCCGCTGGTCCTGGCGGGCATGGAGTAG
- a CDS encoding glutathionylspermidine synthase family protein, translated as MRRRTVEPRPDWLTTVEGQGLIYAMCSDPCNQGGPHAYWDESAYYEFSLPEVEALEEVVEELHAMSLAAAGHVVRTGRFAEYGITDPRLVAAVTESWQRRDEQPSLYGRFDLAYDGTGPAKLFEYNADTPTSLIEAAGPQWFWMEERFPHADQWNSLHERLVAAWARQKHLLPSGPVHFAHSRGDTEGEDWMTTLYLQECAEQAGLETVGIAVEDIGWDGLSGRFVDLEHRFVRSAFKLYPWEWLVSDEFGEQLLDVIDLGGSTGSTLWIEPAWKMLLSNKALLAVLWELYPGHPNLLPAYLDGPRELADPDGPGYAAKPLLGREGAGVRIVEPGGRETRLADWAGDPDRYGAEGHCYQQLHPLPDFDGNRPVLGTWVVDGEAAGLGIRETDDSPITHQGARFLPHLIV; from the coding sequence GTGCGCCGCCGTACCGTCGAACCCCGCCCGGACTGGCTGACGACCGTCGAGGGCCAGGGCCTGATCTACGCGATGTGCTCGGACCCGTGCAACCAGGGCGGCCCGCACGCCTACTGGGACGAGTCCGCGTACTACGAGTTCTCGCTGCCCGAGGTGGAGGCGCTGGAGGAGGTGGTCGAGGAGCTGCACGCGATGTCGCTGGCCGCCGCCGGCCACGTGGTGCGCACCGGCCGCTTCGCCGAGTACGGCATCACCGACCCCCGGCTGGTCGCCGCCGTCACCGAGTCATGGCAGCGCCGCGACGAACAGCCCTCCCTCTACGGGCGGTTCGACCTCGCGTACGACGGCACCGGCCCGGCGAAGCTGTTCGAGTACAACGCCGACACCCCGACCTCGCTGATCGAGGCGGCCGGTCCGCAGTGGTTCTGGATGGAGGAGCGGTTCCCGCACGCCGACCAGTGGAACTCGCTGCACGAGCGGCTGGTGGCAGCCTGGGCCCGGCAGAAGCACCTGCTGCCGTCCGGTCCGGTGCACTTCGCGCACTCGCGCGGCGACACCGAGGGCGAGGACTGGATGACCACCCTCTACCTCCAGGAGTGCGCCGAGCAGGCGGGCCTCGAAACGGTCGGCATCGCCGTGGAGGACATCGGCTGGGACGGCCTGTCCGGCCGCTTCGTCGACCTCGAGCACCGCTTCGTCCGCTCCGCCTTCAAGCTCTACCCCTGGGAGTGGCTGGTCTCCGACGAGTTCGGCGAGCAGCTGCTGGACGTCATCGACCTCGGCGGTTCCACCGGCTCCACCCTGTGGATCGAGCCGGCCTGGAAGATGCTGCTCTCCAACAAGGCCCTGCTGGCCGTCCTCTGGGAGCTGTACCCGGGACACCCCAACCTGCTGCCCGCCTATCTGGACGGCCCGCGCGAGCTCGCCGACCCGGACGGCCCCGGCTACGCCGCCAAGCCGCTGCTCGGCCGCGAGGGCGCGGGCGTGCGGATCGTCGAACCCGGCGGCCGGGAGACCAGGCTCGCCGACTGGGCCGGCGACCCGGACCGCTACGGCGCCGAGGGCCACTGCTACCAGCAGCTGCACCCGCTGCCCGACTTCGACGGCAACCGCCCGGTGCTCGGCACCTGGGTCGTCGACGGCGAGGCCGCCGGCCTCGGCATCCGCGAGACCGACGACAGCCCGATCACCCACCAGGGCGCCCGCTTCCTCCCCCACCTCATCGTCTGA